The genomic stretch CTAATCCTTGCATATTATCTGCATCCTTTCGAGATTGGACAAAATCAGAGTTTGTAGATGCACTATATGCTATTTCTCCATGAGCTACCTAGCGAGTATAAcctttgataaatccatcaaccgtCAAATGATCATAAGCAACCTCTTTTGAAACAAATATACCAATCTTACACCACACGCAAGGGCATAAAATCATTCGATTTATGTTAGCATTAGAAAATGCAAATTGTAAGAAACACTCAACTCCATTTCTATACTCCTCAATTTGTCTCGGTAAAACCATCCAACTCTTATCCATaatgattctaaaaaaaaattattcaaataagtttaacattatatataaattgaaaattttttatcatGATAGAGGTAATGCAAGTGAAATGCATGTCTAGATAGTATAATCTTTATTTCAAAATGTGCTCTGGGAATATTTTATAAAACAAGGTATATTATTAGGGAATCGTATATCCTATGATGCTCAATAGGAAGAATTCAAGGTGAAGTAAAATTGAAGAaccataaattttaaaaaaatatattacattTCCTAATATAATTACCACAACCAAACGAATCAAAATTAAAACATTGTAATTAAGCTAATTTGATCACTGATATTACTCAAGCACATTATTAAAGTGATATTTTGCTAGTTAATGGTATatgcaaaataaaacaaaaaaaaaatagatatagaAAACCTAAAACTCTATCAAAGAATTCTTATCCTAATTGTTAGAATGAGAGGGAGAAACAAGAGAGGAttagcaataaatcaattaatgaTTTTATCAAAGGATCCATATAATTTGTCCTTGATATCCATAATGCTCAATAGCCAAGAACAAGAGAACAGAATAATGATCTAAATATAGCAAATGGATTcaaacaaaaaacacaaatttGACTTCCGATTGGATAACAAAGATATCCGAAACACAACAAAAGAAATTATTGTCATAGACACAGGAAGATACCATTCATAGAGATAGTAGGCAAAAGGTCAAAACCAATACAAATCAGTGCATTagagaaaaacaaaatacaactAAATCAAGATGTTTACATACACGAATGCAGGTTAGTTGGAACCAAATTCAGAAGATAATAACATTATGGTGGTGGATTTAGAATTCTCctaaaacaaatgaaaattaggaGGGAAATATTGAACATGTTTAGCAGAACATATTACTGTACTTACACATAAATGTAACATTaagcaaaacaaaacaaaaaaatctacaaaacctagaaacaagagAGGATTAGCACATACACAAACCTAAGAAGATGAAGGGTGGATTCGGCGCGTTCCTGAAAAATGCAGCAGAGGTTTGTGTGAGCGGCGGCTTGCGACATGAGGAAGAAATGTGGTTTCCTACAAAAAATAGAAATCTTGTCCGTCGTGACCGAGAGGTGTGGTGTAGGGAAAAGAGGAAATCTAAGGACAATGAGGTAGTGTGCGAAAAGCAAAACCTGACCGTGTGCGGTGTGAAGAAGAAGTTCGACGTAGGAGAAAGAGGTCTGTGACTTGCGGCGTGCGACGTAGGGAAAAGAGGAGATCGATTGAAGGAAAATGAGCTCGATCGACTTGACCTGGTCGTGTGCGTAACAGAGGTTTTGTGCGAAAAGAAACCTAGCGGAGTGAGAAAAAAGATCGACACAGGAAAACGATGGAGAAGTtaaggtttttaattaagttacgTTAACACAACATATACttataaattaaactaattgttcCTATATcaataatgacatttattaaaacTGTCATAAGAAAGGGTCTAATttgttatttaatatattttttttggtttttgatAAATGTCACTATAAGGTTATTTATTATGATACTTATAAATAAATGTCATTAAGATAATGTCACAATagactaattttcttgtagtgttctgaACTTCTCGAGTTTGTCTTATGGCATTCAATACAAGGAAACTTATCACCCTTGTGGTGTGACATTTTCCTTTCTTTGTAGTCTTGGTTCGTTCCAGTGTTTGGTTATGGGTCAAGGCTTAAATTCTGTCTTCCGGTTCTTAGATTTCTATCTATCGTTTGTTCCTGGGTTTCATTAGGATTGTTGGTGGGGTCCATGTCATCTTGTATAACAGCTTCGATTTCAAAGGCAAATGCTAAATCTATCTTTACTTACTACTCTTAAAAAAATTACCAAAAGAAATTTGtgaaaaaaattctacaaagaaAAAACAATGAAAAGAAGAAGTTGCTTGTTCAAGTCGAAGTTTCATCAAAGtaaaattcattttttattttctcttattctCAATCTtccactctttcattttctcttaaattTCTGCCATCAAAGTTTCGGTTGGTTTCTTTAGAATTGTTACATGATATTTCaatttgttctagagtttgattAAGAACTAAAGATATATCATTAAGTAAGAGCCTTACCATGAGTCAACATGAGTGTGAGTGCCCTACTCTTGAGAGAAAAAAAGTGAGGAAGTGCTTGTGAGGTTTCAATTTTCTTTACAGAATGTCCAATATCTAGGAAGATAGTGTAGCTGAGGAGGGTAGACCCTTCTAAACCTTCAATTgcaagtatgatgggagagatgcTACGAATGATGAGGGCTGgattagaatctatccatgagaggaTAGATCTAGTGGAAGAGAGTACATTGGGAAGACATCTGCAAGACCATCCTATTATGCCACAACAAAGGCATGCTCAGAGGGTTtatgtagaagaagaagaagaagaagaagaagtggtggAAGATTTTTGTGAGTGAACTTACAACCAGGGTTGGATTGGATAAGAGAAGAAAGGAATGAGCATAGAGAAGATAGAATTGGTGGAAATCGAAGGGATAATGACTTGAGAGGTGTAAAGCTGAAGATTCCATCCTTCCAAGGAAAAAAATGATCTTGAAATTTATTTGGAGTaggaaactaagatggaaatgatgtTTGATTATCATGATTTTTCAGAACTTAAAAAGGTTAAGCTAGTTGTcattgaattcactgattatgctattatttggtgggatcaagtggtgataaattagagaaggaatagagagcaaCCTGTATCCACTTGGGAGGAAATAAAGAtgctcatgagaaggaggtttgtacTCAACtattattatagaagcttatattAACGGTTGTAGAGGTTGTCTCAAGGTTCCAAAAGTGTGGATGAGtatttcaaggagatggagtAGTCCATGATATGGGCAAATGTGGATGAAAATCGGGAAGCCACCATGGCTAGGTTCTTGCATggtttaaacctaaaaattgtTGATATTGTTGAATCGCAATATTATGTTGAGTTGTCAGAtatggtccaccaagcacaaaaagtggaGGAACAATTCAAGAGGAAAAGATTAGTTAGGAGGGGACAACCAATGACTACCATTAATACATGGCGAACAACTCCAATAAGAGAGAAACAACTACAAAATAAGTCAAAGTTTGAAATCTTCAAGAACCTCAAACTAACAACATCCGCTACTCAAGGTAATAGCAAATCCATTTCTTTTAAATCCCATGATATCAAGTGCTTTAAATGTCAAGGGTGTAGTCACATAATCAGCCAATATGTGAATAAAAGGATGATGGTGATAAATATCCAAGGTGAACTTGAAttagaagatgatgatgaagtaGATGAAGAAGTGCCCCAAAAGGAGGATAGTGATGATGAGCAACATGGTATTGTTGGAGATTTATTGGTGGCCCGACAAGTTCTTAATTTGCAAGCTATGGAGGAAGAAGATAATCAAAGAGAGAACTTATTTCATACTCATTGCTTTATGAGTAACAAGGTTTACAATGTTATTGTTAACAGAGGAAGAAAATAACTAATTTGGTAAGTACTGGTTTGGTAGAGAAATTGTCACTACTAACTCAGAAACATCCGTATCCTTATCAACTTCAATAGTTGAATGATTGTGGTGAAGTCAATGTGacaaaacaagtcttggtagcaatTTTCATCGGCAAATATAAAGATAAGTTGTTGTGTGATGTAGTTCCTATGCACGTATGTCATCTTTTGTTGGGGAGACCTTGGCAATTTGATTGGAATGTAACACATGATGAACTCACAAATAGGTATTCCTTTACTCGAGAGGGacaacctattattcttgtacccttgactccaagacaagttaGGGAGGATCGGCTGAAAGTATAAAAAGCGaataaaaaaagagagaaaaagaaattgagagaaaagagtcaaagaaagaaagaaaaattgagAAAACCATgaatgaagagaaaaaaaaaaagagaaaaaggaaaataacttctatgcaaaaaaaaaaaaaagatcagaAGAACTTTATGTAGGATCGTTGCgtgctaaggggggggggggtaaataacACTCATGGCTAATTCGGTTTATTTAAAACAATCGAGTAAAAACGCAGTGGAATAATGAAAAGATAGAGACAAGAAAAATCacactaagatttacttggttcagaacctgtgacgactcctactccaaggttcgcacgtgagagtgctttcgatgagtaataattaattaattgaaggTTACAACAAAATTTATAATTGAAGTACAAGAAACTTTGAAATACAACAATACCGACAACTTAGAGAGTTGAATCCTTAGCACAATCATCGTCGGGGCAGCTTTCAAGCATTGAGAAGgcattttctgagcagctcgaagaagcgGAACTTGTTCGGAATGTTGTTGTTAAGCTCATGGTCGAAGGTTGCTTTTATAGGCTGTTCCGGGCACTTGGAaccactccgggcgcctggaccacgtggTTCGGCTAACTGACGCACGCCACATCAGCTTGCAGATAAtttttgggttccgggcgcccagaccaactTTTTTTAGCcccttattttctgcaaaataaagttagtccaggtaaaaaaataatatatataatataaaatttgaCAACCTCTGACTGTtcgttctgactttgagtttcgtcgaaactctatgtcgaactgacgcctactgttcccttttcggggaatgcgtcctcacatactcctctcaggagaagttacctgttgccagaccggtcctccagaccgattggacttttacTCAGTGCCCGAGacttctggtcttcatgctggacgtacgctccacgacccgtccaaacTTTCACCTGGtatgcgaccaccaggatttcaatttagagtccccgactctaggattttgctcgAAGCgctcgacccgctaagactttccgcctagagttaccactctctatgacctaaggttaccgccccctagggttttccacctgcttaaccgcacctaggacttttcatcacttagggttaccaccccctagaattttccacctgcctataattcactaggatttttacctaagacaacttagcactttcctgcaaactcaatcaaccttattagacagcaagacatcttaacttttgaatcttttgtcattatcaaaatacagatttgatcgtctggtgcttcctacaccaacactTTATTTTCAAACCAGCTATCTCTTATACTTTTGTATAAGAAGGCACTATTGAGTACTAACAATTTTAATGATTATTCGTCAAATGCTATTATCTCTCTCTTACATGAATTCGAGGATGCTTTTTCATAAGATGTTCCATATGGTTTGCCTCCTAGTCGAGGAATTAAACATTAAGTTAACTTTATACCCGGTGCTTTCATCCCAAATCGACTTGCCTATAAAAACAATTTAGAGAAAACAAAGGaacttcaaaaataagttaatgaATTGCTAGAGAAGACTTAGAAAACATGAGCTCTTATGCAATTCCTGTGTTACTAgttcctaagaaggatggaacgtgaaggatgtgtgtggattgccGAGTCATCAACAACATAACGGTAAAGTAACATCACCCAATTCCTAAGCTTGATGACATGCTTGATGAGCTACAAggttcttgtgtgttcacaaagattgatcttaggagtggatatcatcagattaTGATGAAAGAAGGTAATAAATGTAAGACTGGTTTTAAGACCAAACATgacttatatgaatggttagtaattCCGTTTGATTTAACTAATGCTCTAATCACTTTTATgcttttgatgaatcatattttgCGTGTTTTCTTAGGGAGATTTGTAGTTGTATATTTCaatgatattttaatttataacagAAACTTAGAAAAACATGTCACACATTTAAGATCAATTTTGAGTGTGTCGAAAGAAGAGAAGTTTTTTGCTAATCTCAATAAATGCTCCTTTTGTATTGAAaaagttgtatttttttattttgttattaatGCTAAAGGCGatgagatggatgaggaaaatGTTAAGACAATATAAGAGTGGCCAACATCGACAACAATCTGttagccaagtgaggagttttCATGGTTTAGTTAACTTCTATAGACGGTTTGTTCATAATTTTAACAATATTACAactcctcttactaaagtcatcaagaaaaataaggCATTCAAGTGGGGAGCAAATGAGGGAATTCaacattttgaaagaaaaattaagttctactcctttactaatcctagtagatttttctaaaactttttaaatcgaatgtgatgcctctggtgttggtataggtgTTGTGCTTATATAGGAGATGAGACTCATTGCTTActtcagtgagaagttgagtggaacCACTCTCAACTATCTCATATATAACAAGAAGATGCACACATGGGTGAGGGCATTGAAGACATGACAACAATACTTATTACCGAAAGAATTCATGATTTacacagatcatcaatctctaaagaATTTGAAAAaccaacataagttgaaccgacatcatgataaatagataaaattcatTGAGATATTTCTTTATATGATCAAATACAAGTAAGGTAAAGAGAACGTGATTGTTGATGCATTATCTTGAATATATGCTTTACTTTTCGCTTTTGATACGAATTACTTGGATTTGAATTTATCAAGGATTTATATGATAACGATGTTGATTTTTCTGATGTGTTCAAAGTATGTGATAAGGTTGCATTTAATAAGATTTATAGGCATGATGAAtttttatttcgtgaaaataAATTGTATGTGTCTATGTGTTCGTTGTTTGAATTGTTTACTAGGAAAGCCTATAGCGATGACTTGATAGGATATTTTGACATTACTAGGACTCTATGGGTTGTATAAGATCACTTCTTTTGGTCTCATGAAACACGACCTGGAGAAAATATGTGAGAGGTGTATTATTTACAAATATACTGCTTTGCTTAGACCTAGGGAATGTTGAACTGATAATTCAATGGATTTTATTTTGGGATTACATCTTACTAAGAGCGGAAGAGACTTAGTCTTTGGTGTGGTAGATAGGTTTTCCAAGATGACAGATGAGGGTGTTGATGGGGGCATCGACGACGCCGGTGGAGACGTCGGGCGTTGGCGGCGGAGGGGTGGTGATGTTGAGGGTGAAAACACCAGATTCGGCGGAGGCCTGGGTGGGGAGAGGGTTGCTGGCGGTCTGGAAGGTGGCCAAGGAGTAGTAGCGGGGGAGGAAATGGAAGAGGATCAGATGGACCTGCTGCTGCTCCGACAGGGAACTAAGCGTGCCGGACGGGAGGGCGGCGAACGGCGAAGGCATCGTCGGAGGCCGCGGATGAAGGACATGGACCGACCGCCCTTCGTTCTGTTGGGCTTGTGCTGGGCTAGACATCGGTTCATTCGGGTTGGGCATTGTTTTTTACGGGGCTGACTCCTTCCATGAATCCGCGTTTTTTCCGCGTCGCCTATCAGATTCACTTTACGCTCCAAGTTGACTGGTCCTCGGAAGAAGATTCAAGTGGGAACCGGGAGacgaaggaaggaaggaaggcacCGAGTCGCTCCCTCACCACCGTTGATCTACTCTCCCTTTCGCACACTCTCTCTGTATAAACACCATCGGACGATCTAATTGGCATTCCAAAAATCAAGACGCACCACGAATTGCTACAGCTTTGATCGTTTCTTCTCAATCCGATTACATCGATCGCGAGATGGCCAAGCAGAAGTTGGTGCTGAAGGTGTCCATGGGAGACGCCAAGAAGCGCTCCAGAGCTCTCAAGATCGCCGTCGGGTTGTCCGGCGTGGTGTCCGCGGCGCTGGACAACGACCGCCTCACCGTGGTCGGCGACGGGGTCGACTCCGTGGAACTGGCCACCGTCCTCAGGAGGAAGATGGGCGGCGCCGAGCTCGTCAGCGTCGGCTCAGCCgaagaaaataagaaagaggAGAAGAAGTCGCCGGCGGTGGAAGAGTCCAATAAGAGCGCTTGGCAGCCGGCCCCGGCGATCTCCTGGACTACGTATCCTGCAGCCCCGCCGCCGTATAACAATTACCGGTACCCTTACGAAATCGGAGAGGCGGATCGGGAGGACAATTGTAGCATCATGTAGAGAGATCTGGAGTAGTACCATGATCGATAATCCGTGAAGAATTGATTTTATTCAAGGCTGGTGAAACAGTGTGTGGTGCTGCCATCCACCTTTCTTGCTTTCTCCTTCGATCTTTCTGAGAAATAATGTCACATATTTTCCTTTGGAGCAAGCTAAAAGTAGACATGGATGTATACTATAAGAATAAACACACTTTCCATTATCAGAGCAAGCTATTAGAACACAGTGAGCAGAGGTTGGATTAAAAATTACTTGGAGGGAAGTGGCAGGCGAAGCCTGATTGAGCTCAGCCTTCCACTCGCGGAGCATCTGGTGGATCTGCTCCTCGAGAACGGCGACATTGGCGGCGCGGCTCTCCTAGAGGACCGATTGGAGGTCGTCCACCCGGTTGTGAGCTTTGTTCTTGAACAGATGGTGCGACGTCGACTTGCAACCCTTCCCCATGGCGGAGATTCGATCGATCGGGCCGGGATCGGAATCCTATACCTTGGAATTGAGGGGGGATCGAGGACGACGAGGGGAACCggaatcgggagaagaaagaagggaaaaaaaaaggatTTAGTGAATTAATTAACTGACCATCGTCACACCATATTTTTCCTTAAAACGTAGG from Zingiber officinale cultivar Zhangliang chromosome 5B, Zo_v1.1, whole genome shotgun sequence encodes the following:
- the LOC121985121 gene encoding disease resistance protein Pik-1-like, encoding MAKQKLVLKVSMGDAKKRSRALKIAVGLSGVVSAALDNDRLTVVGDGVDSVELATVLRRKMGGAELVSVGSAEENKKEEKKSPAVEESNKSAWQPAPAISWTTYPAAPPPYNNYRYPYEIGEADREDNCSIM